A window from Hallerella porci encodes these proteins:
- a CDS encoding alginate O-acetyltransferase AlgX-related protein gives MKRHYVFFTAIFFLMLLLPVSWELVHSIRTGEPFAPLDLVKDFLSPFSREKKLQKQSSEIQSDLQALVAEIETENGERSDSFTEMLSDLETKVQDFKRTLLEVNSLLPLDSTEESVQKISVFERLLGEWESEESVRDSLFKMAQDLQKNYAGISWSRIFDSWIHHGLFSGKYLRAYENRLEKENTFVKKTRPIYQTFSWKVLHDPGEKAVLADSNFLFYRQDVDFLVKPAPWKMDSLENPIEAVLDFRNELAKRGVELLVVVVPGKPSIYPEILNPILYGLSGLNISLGRRFVDTLQTLNVNVVNLYPVLQAAKQKDRAGDFLYLNTDTHWTPRGAKIAAKAIAEKVRKMPIANELPHENFTDSLVSADRTGDVATMADLEYAFPVQTVEAYQIKNAKGPRQNDFRKSKILILGDSYSRIYETDAPMSAGWISQFASELQTPVAAIVSDGGASTLVREKLARKSGVLKGKKLVVWEFVERDLRFGAEGWKKVRLE, from the coding sequence ATGAAACGCCACTACGTTTTTTTTACCGCGATATTTTTTTTGATGCTGCTTTTGCCGGTGTCGTGGGAATTGGTTCATTCTATTCGAACGGGAGAACCTTTTGCGCCGCTCGATTTGGTAAAAGATTTTCTTTCTCCATTTTCGCGGGAAAAGAAATTGCAAAAACAATCCTCCGAAATTCAATCGGATTTGCAAGCGCTCGTTGCAGAAATTGAAACGGAAAATGGCGAACGCTCGGATTCTTTTACAGAAATGCTTTCGGATTTAGAAACGAAAGTCCAAGATTTTAAACGCACACTTCTCGAAGTGAATTCACTTCTCCCGCTTGATTCTACGGAAGAATCGGTGCAGAAAATTTCGGTGTTTGAACGATTACTTGGCGAGTGGGAATCCGAAGAAAGCGTCCGCGATTCGCTATTTAAAATGGCGCAGGATTTGCAGAAAAATTATGCGGGAATTTCTTGGAGTCGAATTTTTGATTCGTGGATTCATCACGGATTATTCAGCGGAAAATATTTGCGGGCTTATGAAAATCGCTTGGAAAAAGAAAATACTTTTGTAAAAAAAACGCGCCCGATTTATCAGACATTTTCGTGGAAAGTTTTGCACGATCCCGGTGAAAAAGCGGTGCTCGCCGATTCGAATTTTTTATTCTATCGGCAAGATGTCGATTTCTTAGTGAAGCCTGCACCGTGGAAAATGGACAGCTTAGAAAATCCCATCGAAGCGGTTCTTGATTTTCGCAATGAACTGGCGAAGCGCGGCGTAGAACTGTTGGTCGTCGTCGTTCCCGGAAAGCCTTCGATTTATCCAGAAATTTTAAATCCAATTCTTTATGGACTTTCGGGTTTGAATATTTCTCTTGGAAGACGATTCGTCGATACATTGCAAACACTTAATGTGAACGTGGTGAATTTGTATCCGGTTTTACAAGCGGCAAAGCAAAAAGATCGTGCGGGCGATTTTCTGTATTTAAATACGGATACGCATTGGACGCCTCGCGGTGCAAAAATTGCTGCGAAAGCGATTGCTGAAAAAGTTCGCAAAATGCCGATTGCAAATGAACTTCCGCATGAAAATTTCACCGATTCTCTCGTCTCTGCGGATCGAACCGGCGACGTGGCGACGATGGCGGATTTGGAATATGCGTTCCCCGTGCAAACGGTGGAAGCGTATCAAATTAAAAATGCAAAAGGCCCGCGGCAAAATGATTTTCGCAAATCGAAAATTTTGATTTTAGGCGATAGTTATTCGCGCATTTATGAAACCGATGCGCCGATGTCTGCGGGATGGATTTCGCAATTTGCTAGTGAATTGCAAACTCCGGTTGCAGCGATTGTTTCGGACGGTGGCGCAAGTACACTTGTCCGCGAAAAACTTGCCCGCAAATCGGGTGTTCTCAAAGGGAAAAAATTAGTAGTTTGGGAATTCGTGGAACGCGATTTGCGTTTTGGGGCAGAAGGCTGGAAAAAAGTGAGGTTGGAATAA
- the gyrA gene encoding DNA gyrase subunit A: MADEINKLTPGTHYESLIEKDMQDCYLRYSMSVIVARALPDVRDGLKPVHRRVLFAMHKLGLNADKPTMKSARIVGEVIGKYHPHGDSAVYDTLVRMAQDFSLRYPLVRGQGNFGSVDGDSPAAMRYTEAKMTRIGETMLEDLDKETVDMGKNYDETLDEPLVLPSALPNLLVNGSSGIAVGMATNIPPHNLREVTKAIHAYCENNDITGEELLNYVSGPDFPTGGIICGKTGIRDAYLTGRGKIRVRARVEIEKDAKGRERLIISEIPYMVNKALLVKNIADLVRDKKLDGISDIRDESDREGMRVVVDIKRDFQGDIVLNNLYKYTQLEDTFSIYNLALVNRTQPTLLPLKDMIRCYVDHRLEVILRRTQFDLKKAQARMHILEALRIACSNVDEVVSIIKNSSSTEDAKTNLRNRFSFDDIQAQAIVDMQLKRITGLEIEKLENEYQALIITVRDLEDIIARKERRVQILLESLDAITEKFGDERRTSIEAAVQDYDSEDLIPEEEQVITLSREGYVKRLPIGTFKAQNRGGKGIIGAGLKDQDNIQSIFTASTHSYLLVFTNKGRAYWTKVYHLPEGTRNGKGRPIVNFVQLTTGEKVSAIVPVRKFGGYNCLIFVTKNGVINKMDLKVFSNPRRIGVNAISLDEGDELVKVILVGVTAEEMEAAARGEEIEDDSNVPETEESENENGEEPADSTNLAKDLLMLATKNGQAITFPISSCRTMGRGTHGVRGIRLAEGDEVIALLWLKSDRKVLTISENGYGKRSEPASYRITRRGGKGVRNFNITEKTGNVVFVDSVADDYDLIITSREGQVIRIPVESIRKTGRVSQGVKAITLSENDKVQDATALPSSEDIEQESVEGQATAEITDGVNPKEAEENSESAENAETADSSEASNEKPEEN, encoded by the coding sequence GGATTGTTACCTGCGCTATTCGATGAGCGTGATCGTAGCTCGTGCTCTTCCGGATGTGCGTGATGGTCTTAAACCGGTGCACCGCCGCGTTTTGTTTGCAATGCACAAACTCGGATTAAACGCCGACAAGCCGACGATGAAGTCTGCGCGTATCGTCGGTGAAGTCATCGGTAAATATCACCCGCATGGCGATTCGGCAGTTTACGATACTCTTGTGCGTATGGCGCAAGATTTCTCGCTCCGTTATCCGCTTGTCCGCGGTCAAGGAAACTTCGGTTCTGTCGATGGCGATAGTCCTGCAGCAATGCGTTATACCGAAGCGAAAATGACCCGCATCGGCGAAACGATGCTCGAAGATTTGGACAAAGAAACCGTCGATATGGGAAAGAACTACGACGAAACTTTGGACGAACCACTCGTTTTGCCGTCGGCACTTCCGAATTTGCTCGTCAACGGTTCTTCGGGGATTGCAGTCGGGATGGCGACGAATATTCCGCCGCACAATTTGCGCGAAGTCACGAAAGCGATTCACGCATACTGCGAAAATAATGACATCACCGGCGAAGAACTTTTGAATTATGTTTCGGGGCCGGATTTTCCGACGGGTGGAATTATCTGCGGCAAGACCGGCATCCGCGATGCGTATTTGACTGGCCGTGGAAAAATTCGTGTGCGCGCTCGCGTGGAAATTGAAAAAGATGCGAAGGGCCGCGAACGCTTGATCATCAGCGAAATTCCGTACATGGTGAATAAAGCGCTCTTGGTGAAAAATATCGCTGATCTTGTCCGCGATAAAAAACTCGACGGCATTAGCGATATCCGCGATGAATCGGACCGCGAAGGCATGCGCGTCGTCGTCGATATCAAACGCGATTTCCAAGGCGACATCGTTCTCAATAATCTTTATAAATACACGCAGCTCGAAGATACTTTCAGCATTTACAATTTGGCGCTCGTCAATCGGACGCAGCCGACTCTTCTCCCGTTAAAGGATATGATTCGCTGCTACGTCGATCACCGCTTGGAAGTGATTCTCCGCCGCACGCAATTCGATTTGAAAAAAGCGCAAGCGAGAATGCACATTTTGGAAGCGCTCCGCATCGCGTGCAGCAACGTGGATGAAGTCGTTTCGATTATTAAAAATTCGAGCAGCACCGAAGACGCTAAGACGAATTTGAGAAATCGTTTTTCGTTTGACGATATTCAAGCGCAGGCAATTGTGGATATGCAACTCAAGCGTATTACCGGCCTCGAAATTGAAAAACTCGAAAACGAATATCAAGCACTCATCATTACGGTTCGCGATTTGGAAGATATCATCGCTCGCAAAGAACGTCGCGTTCAAATTCTTCTCGAATCCCTCGATGCGATTACCGAAAAATTCGGCGATGAACGTCGCACTTCGATTGAAGCCGCTGTGCAAGATTACGATTCCGAAGATTTGATTCCAGAAGAAGAACAAGTGATTACGCTTAGCCGCGAAGGTTATGTAAAACGTCTTCCGATTGGAACGTTTAAAGCGCAGAACCGCGGCGGTAAAGGTATCATCGGTGCAGGCTTAAAAGATCAGGATAATATTCAATCCATCTTTACAGCGAGCACGCACAGTTACCTTCTCGTGTTTACGAATAAAGGTCGCGCTTACTGGACAAAGGTTTATCATTTGCCCGAAGGCACGCGTAACGGCAAAGGTCGTCCGATTGTGAATTTCGTGCAGTTGACGACTGGCGAAAAAGTTTCGGCGATTGTTCCGGTGCGTAAATTCGGCGGATACAATTGCCTCATCTTTGTGACAAAGAATGGCGTCATCAACAAAATGGATTTGAAGGTCTTCTCAAATCCGCGTCGCATCGGGGTGAACGCAATTTCTCTCGATGAAGGCGATGAATTGGTCAAAGTCATTCTCGTGGGCGTCACTGCAGAAGAAATGGAAGCTGCCGCTCGTGGCGAAGAAATCGAAGACGATTCGAATGTTCCTGAAACCGAAGAATCGGAAAATGAAAATGGCGAAGAACCCGCAGACAGTACTAACTTGGCGAAGGATTTGCTCATGCTCGCGACAAAGAACGGGCAAGCGATTACCTTCCCGATTTCTAGTTGCCGCACGATGGGCCGTGGCACTCACGGTGTCCGCGGAATTCGCTTAGCCGAAGGTGACGAAGTCATCGCTCTGCTTTGGCTCAAGTCCGATCGCAAGGTGTTAACGATTAGCGAAAACGGTTACGGCAAACGCTCGGAACCGGCATCGTATCGCATTACGCGTCGCGGCGGTAAAGGTGTTCGCAATTTCAACATCACCGAAAAAACGGGAAATGTTGTCTTTGTCGATAGCGTCGCCGACGATTACGATTTGATTATCACAAGCCGTGAAGGTCAAGTGATTCGTATTCCGGTCGAAAGCATCCGCAAAACAGGACGCGTTTCTCAAGGTGTGAAGGCGATTACCCTTTCGGAAAACGATAAGGTGCAAGACGCAACCGCATTACCGAGCAGCGAAGACATCGAGCAAGAAAGCGTCGAAGGTCAAGCGACAGCAGAAATTACCGACGGCGTGAATCCGAAAGAAGCAGAAGAAAATTCGGAATCAGCAGAAAATGCTGAAACTGCAGACTCTTCTGAAGCTTCGAATGAAAAGCCCGAAGAAAATTAA